The genomic region CCGGGAAACGGGATCGATGAGGACGGTTTCGGAGGAGATCTGGTCGCCGCCTCGCCTGCTCCACCTTTTGTCGCGACAATTGCGGAACCCCGGCCCCATGTGATCTTGATCGTGATGGAAAGTATGCGCAGTGACGTACTCGGCATGCGGATCGACGGTCGTCCGGTCGCCCCGTTGATGGAGCGGATTGCGAATGAAGGCAGCTTTGCGCGCACCGCATACAGCCATGTCGGTTTTACCACCGCTTCGTTGAAGTCTATGTTCACTGGCTGGGTCGAACCGCCATCCGGTGTCCGGTCGATGATCGATGACTTTCTCGATAATGGCTATCAGGTCGGTGTTTTCTCCGGCCAGGCGGAAGACTTCGGCGATACCGCCGATGTCACCGGGATGCGGCGGGGCAGGTTCTTTATCGACGCCGAAGATCTGCGCGAAGAGCGTGCCTTCAGCTTCGCCGCGCAGGGTTCGCTTTACGTTGATGGACGGATCGTGTTGCGCGAGTTCGATGAACGCATGAGCGACCCGGCGGAGTGGAGTGATCCGCAGTTCCTCTATTTCAACTTCCAGTCCGCCCATTTTCCCTATTGGGCACCGGGAACGGATTTGATCCTGACGGACGATCCGATCGCCCGCGAAGATATCAGCCTTGCCAATCGCGATGATGTAGCTCGCACTTACTGGAACTCCATCGCCTATAATGATCGGTTGCTGGGTGAGCTTATCGAGCGCCTCGAGCGACTTGGTGTCTATGAGAACAGCCTGATCGTCATCACTGCCGATCACGGCGAATCCCTTTTCGATGACGGGTTCCTGGGTCATGGTCATATGCTCAATCGTCAACAGACGGAAATCCCGCTCATCGTCAATCGACCCGGCCTCGATCTGTCAGGCCCGATCGGCCTGGCTGATATGCGGCGCATCATTTTGAATGCCGCTGGTGCGTCTGTGCCGCAACATCGCGCAGCCGGTGTCTTTCAGTTCCTCGGCAGTCTGGAACGCCCGGGCGCGATCGGGCGGATTGGCGAAGATGGGCAATGGACCGTGTTCGATCTAGGTGACGAAACGGTGCAGATCGGCACCGGTGCTCCCATGCGCTATCACGACCTTCCAGCGGACGCAGCAGAACGCCGGTTGGTTGATAGGTTAATCGACCAATGGGCCCATGCGCGCCTTGCCGCACGATCGGCCGACCCATCCTAACACCATAGTCACTCGGCAAATCGGCCATGGCTATCCGGCGGCCAGATGGTAGATAAAGGGAAGGCTTGCAGCTATCTGCGCAGCACGACGCTTGAGACGGGGTGGCATGACGAAGATTGGTATAGTTGGCAGCAAGGGGCGGATGGGCCTCGCGATTGCGGCATTGCTCGACGCTAGCGGCTCCCATGCGGGCGGTGTTGATGCGGGCGGTGATGTCACAGCACTAGCGGAAGGCAGCGACGTGCTGGTCGATTTCTCGGCCCCCGACGCACTATCCGGAACACTCGCCGCCGCAATGAAAACCGAAACGCCAATCGTCATCGGAACGACCGGTCTCGACACCTCGCACCACGCCCAGATCGATGAGGCAGCCCGAAAGATCGCAATACTCCAGGCTGGCAATACTTCGCTTGGCGTCAATCTGCTGGCGCAACTGGTTCGCGATGCCGCAACCAAACTCGGTCCCGATTGGGATATCGAGATTGTCGAAATGCATCATCGTCACAAGGTCGATGCGCCATCCGGCACGGCATTGCTGCTCGGCGAAGCCGCAGCTGCCGGTCGAAAGACAGACCTTGCGACGGCATCAGAACCCGCCCGCCATGGCACGGATTGCGCACGCGCCGAAGGCGCGATCGGCTTTACCTCGCTGCGTGGCGGATCGGTAGCCGGCGATCACCAAGTCATCTTCGCCGCCGAGGGTGAACGGATCGAACTTGGCCATCGCGCCGAGAACCGGGAGATTTTCGCCCGTGGCGCGATCAAGGCCGCCCTCTGGCTCTCCGACATGCCGGCCGGTCGCTATGTCATGACCGACATGTTGGGGCTTTAGTTGAAAAAGGCCGATATCTACGAATTCTACGCCCGGCTCGCCGAAGATATTCCCGAGCCACGGACCGAGCTCAACTACACCAATTCCTACACCCTGCTCGTCGCTGTCGCGCTGTCGGCCCAGGCCACCGATGTCGGCGTGAACAAGGCCACCAAGGCACTTTTCGAGCAGGTCACAACGCCACAAGAGATGCTCGATCTCGGCGAAGCCGCGCTCAAGGAGCACATCAAGACAGTCGGCCTGTTCAATACCAAGGCGAAGAATGTGATTCTCGCTGCCCAACGCCTCGTCGACAACCATGATGGCGAAGTGCCGTCCGATCGCGACGCGCTCGAAGCGTTGCCCGGTGTCGGCCGCAAGACCGCCAATGTCGTCCTCAACGAAGCCTTTGGGATCCCGACCATTGCCGTCGACACCCATATTTTTCGCGTCTCCAACCGGACCGGTCTCGCTCCTGGCAAAACACCGCTCGCGGTCGAGAAGAAGCTCGAAAAAGCAACGCCGGAAGATTTCAAACAGCACGCCCATCATTGGCTGATCCTGCATGGGCGCTATCTCTGCAAGGCACGGACACCCGAATGTTGGCGCTGTTCGGTGACCGACTTCTGCCGCTACAAGCCCAAGACATCAGAGCCTAGGGGAAAGCGCAAAACTGCTTAAACCACCGTTCATCTTGGTTTCGCTATGCAAATATTTCAAGGAGACCGCCATGCGCATTTCATTTCTTTCCTTATCGACAGCCGGTGCCGCTGCTGCAATTGCCGCGCTCGCGCTGCCCACCGCCATTTCCGCCGAAGACGAAGTACCGCGCTGGCAACAAGCGCGCGCCGTTGGCGAAGCGGAAAGCTGCATCTCGATCCCGCGGATCCGTAGCACGCGAGTGCATGACGATCGCACCATCGATTTCCGGATGTCGGGTAACACCATATATCGCAACACATTGCCAAACCGGTGCAGCGGCCTGGCGCGGGAAGAAGCCTTTGGCTACCAGACCTCGCTCAGTCGGCTCTGTTCATCCGATATCATCACGGTGATCCAGAGCGGCAGCGCCCGCGTCAACGGGCCGAGTTGCGGCCTGGGCCAATTCCAGGAGATCGAGTTTCCCGAAGAGGAATAGCTGCTGCGGGGCCGCACAAAAACAGGCTAGCGAGCGCACACGCTTCCTGCTAGGCGCTCTCGGCACGCACCCGTAGCTCAGCTGGATAGAGCGCTGCCCTCCGAAGGCAGAGGCCACAGGTTCGAATCCTGTCGGGTGCGCCATTCCCAAATTCGTGACGCGATC from Parasphingopyxis sp. CP4 harbors:
- a CDS encoding sulfatase-like hydrolase/transferase codes for the protein MLPALVLLTLGFELALAERKFALFGGGFGQSQTLDSGLETVAFLLALVFCQGLLFYLIYRVFRRIHGSRANRPTFFFNFAFFLLLIWCGAIVAKYQALSYFSDAVSFQIVRNLGGGSLLDAMLYAVSEAGLMLIVGLGAIIAWFILRSIVVRLSRGRMIAPDHIRLAPRNLIAAIGLAPVLLFSMNQIDDSRAALARFNSIYVMSTVLHQLTDFDRDGWSWYSNPIDLQPFNSARHPYALDIPGNGIDEDGFGGDLVAASPAPPFVATIAEPRPHVILIVMESMRSDVLGMRIDGRPVAPLMERIANEGSFARTAYSHVGFTTASLKSMFTGWVEPPSGVRSMIDDFLDNGYQVGVFSGQAEDFGDTADVTGMRRGRFFIDAEDLREERAFSFAAQGSLYVDGRIVLREFDERMSDPAEWSDPQFLYFNFQSAHFPYWAPGTDLILTDDPIAREDISLANRDDVARTYWNSIAYNDRLLGELIERLERLGVYENSLIVITADHGESLFDDGFLGHGHMLNRQQTEIPLIVNRPGLDLSGPIGLADMRRIILNAAGASVPQHRAAGVFQFLGSLERPGAIGRIGEDGQWTVFDLGDETVQIGTGAPMRYHDLPADAAERRLVDRLIDQWAHARLAARSADPS
- the nth gene encoding endonuclease III; amino-acid sequence: MKKADIYEFYARLAEDIPEPRTELNYTNSYTLLVAVALSAQATDVGVNKATKALFEQVTTPQEMLDLGEAALKEHIKTVGLFNTKAKNVILAAQRLVDNHDGEVPSDRDALEALPGVGRKTANVVLNEAFGIPTIAVDTHIFRVSNRTGLAPGKTPLAVEKKLEKATPEDFKQHAHHWLILHGRYLCKARTPECWRCSVTDFCRYKPKTSEPRGKRKTA
- the dapB gene encoding 4-hydroxy-tetrahydrodipicolinate reductase — translated: MTKIGIVGSKGRMGLAIAALLDASGSHAGGVDAGGDVTALAEGSDVLVDFSAPDALSGTLAAAMKTETPIVIGTTGLDTSHHAQIDEAARKIAILQAGNTSLGVNLLAQLVRDAATKLGPDWDIEIVEMHHRHKVDAPSGTALLLGEAAAAGRKTDLATASEPARHGTDCARAEGAIGFTSLRGGSVAGDHQVIFAAEGERIELGHRAENREIFARGAIKAALWLSDMPAGRYVMTDMLGL